Genomic window (Flavobacteriales bacterium):
CTGTTCTCCTTCGGGGTGTACCACGTACACACCGTGTTCGCATGTTTCCTCTCGCTCGTGGGCCTTGTGGCGCTGTACAAGACGTTCATCGGTTTCGTGCCTGAGATGAACCGGGCGCTCATGGCGGGCCTCTTTCTTTGGCCCAGCATGTTGTTCTGGGGCAGTGCACCGATCAAGGAGGCCCTGCTCTTCCTCGGTCTAGGTCTTTTCCTGATGGGCACTTTCAAGCTGATAGTCGGCCCATTGAGCTGGAAATACATTGGACTGTTGGTCTTCGGCCTGCTGGTGCAACTGGTGTTGAAGTCATACGTGTTGGCCTGCATGGTCCCGGGCCTGGCCGCGCTCTGGTGGTGCCGCCGCACTGGGGGCCGACATCCGATCTTGAAATTCGCTGCCACGCATACCATGGCCGCACTGCTCGTTCTGGGTCTTCCAATAGTCGCTGGAGGACCGGACATATTGATGCTCATCACGCAGAAGCAAAGGGACATGCTGGGCGTGGTGAGCCTCACCGACCCTGGCAGTTATATCACCGCGACACCCTTGGCACCGACGCTTTTCAGTTTCCTCCAGCAGGCGCCACATGCGTTGTACATGACCTTTCTCTCCCCGTTCGCCACCGGGGACCTGGGCGGGCTCGGCCTGCTCAGCGCCTTGGAAAACATGGTGATGGTCGTTCTCCTGCCCGTGGCGGCCCTCCGGGCAAGGCCATGGGCACGCATCGACCTGCCGTTGCTTCTGTACTTCGTTTCCTTCTGTCTCTTTTTGGGCCTTTTGATCGGCTGGACCACCCCCGTGGTGGGCGCCCTGGTACGCTACCGGGTGCCACTGCTCCCCTTCTACACCATTGCGCTCCTGTTGATCGCCGATCCCCGTAAACTGCCCAGTTGGGCCATTTTAAGCACCCGATGAGAACCTCCATTTCCGTCCTGGTCACTGCGCTGCTCCTGCTAACCTCCTGCGCCTACAAGAACAAAGAGGTCGATCTTGTGGTACGCAATGCCCATATCGTGAGCATGGACGGCGATGGCCATGAATACACTGCGATGGCGATCAAGGACGGGCGCATCCTGGAGTTGGGCGCGGAGCAGCAGATCTTGAACCGCTACCGCGCCAAGGAGACCTATGATGCGGGGACAAAGACGATCTATCCCGGCTTCATCGACGGGCATTGCCACTTCCTCGGCTATGGGTTGAACGCACAAAAAGTGGACCTCGCGAACGCGAAAAGCTGGAACGAGGTGCTGCGGCGCACGGAAGCCTTTGCCAAGGCGCATCCTGGCAGCGGTTGGATCCTCGGCCGGGGCTGGGACCAGAACCTCTGGCCGGACAAGACCAACCCGGTGAACGACAGCCTCAACCTCCTCTTCCCGGACCGGCCGGTGCTGCTGCAACGCGTTGACGGGCACGCCGCCGTGGTGAACCAAACCGGGTTGAACAGCGCCGGGCTTACGGCAGAAAGCACCATCGCGGGCGGGCTGCTGGAGAAACGTAACGGAAAGCTCACGGGCCTGCTCTCCGACAATGCCGTGAGCGTGTTCCAGAAGATCTTCAACGAGGCCGATGAGGCCACCAAACGCCAAGCACTGCTGACCGCCCAGAAGGATTGCCTCGCTCTGGGCCTCACCATGGTGTGCGATGCGGGCCTGGACGCCGGTACCATCGACCTGATGCGGAAGATGCAGGAGGAAGGCGCGCTGAAGATCCGGATCTACGCCATGCTCGCCGATGACAGCACCAACTTCCAGCGCTACGCCGATGGTCCGATCCTCAGCGACCGCCTCGTCGTGCGTGCCGTGAAGTGCTACGCGGACGGTGCGCTCGGCTCCCGCGGAGCACTGCTCATCAAGCCGTACAGCGACGACCCCGCCGCAGGTCATGGGCTGCAACTTTCCACGCGGGAGCATTTCCTGAAGGTGGCGCAATGGTGCAAGGAACACGGCTTCCAGATGGCCACGCACTGCATCGGCGACAGCGCGGACAGGCTGCTGCTGGGCGTGTATGGCGAAGTGCTGGGAGGCACCAACGACCTCCGCTGGCGGATCGAGCACGCCCAGTGCATGGACCCGCACGACTTCGACCTCTTCAGCCAATACAACATCATTCCCAGCGTGCAACCCACGCACGCCACCTCGGACATGCTGTGGGCCATCGACCGGTTGGGCCCGGAGCGCTTGTCGAACGCCTACGCAAACAAACGGCTGATGCAACAGAACGGCATGATCGCCTTGGGCACGGACTTTCCGGTGGAGGGCATCGATCCGCTGAAGACCTTCTACGCCGCTGTGGTGCGGAAGAACGCAGCTGGCATTCCCGAAGGCGGTTTCCAGATGAATGATGCACTGAGCCGTGAGGACGCCATGCGCGGTATGACGATGTGGAATGCACTGGCCACTTTCACGGAAAAAGATCTAGGCAGTCTGGAAGTGGGCAAGTTCGCGGACTTCACCGTGGTGGACCGCGACCTGATGAAGGGGAGCGAAGCACAGATGGCCAAGGCAAAAGTCAAAGCGACCTTCGTGAACGGAGAGCAGGTAGGCACAGGGTTCTAAGGCCGCTTGTCATCTCCTCTGTTCAGCAATTTCCTGGTCCATTCATAGCCGATCTCCTCCACTTTTTTCATCTTGCTCAGCTCGAACATGTTGAACCTCGACAACTCGGGCGGCTCAATGAAAAGATGACATCCTTTGGCGGAGCGCATCACCATTTCCCGGAAGTTCAAGTGCCAGATGCGGTCCATGGTGCGCATCATCCCCCGTCTTCCAGGAACAAAGACCGGCAAGGGGTTCACATGTACGGCGATCACCCGGTCCTTCATCGCCAAAAAGGGTTCCACGGGAAGATTGTTGCTGATCCCGCCATCCACGTAGTACACACCGTTCACCTGTACGGGTGGAAAAACCATGGGTATGGCACAGGAGGCCATCAGCGCCGGAAGCAATTCCCCACTGCTAAAAACGCGCTGTCCCCCCTTTTCCAGATCCGTTGCGGAGACATACAATGGGATCGATAGATCTTCGAAATGTGTGTGGCGGAGCGTTCGTCGTAAAAAGGCCTCGATACGTTTCGAGACCAAGGTCGGCTTGCGCATGAGCCTTGGGCGGCTCAATTCATCCTGGATCAGTTCGTTCGCCTCTTCCGGGGTCCGGCCATCAGCGATCAACGCCCCGACCAGTGCGCCCGCACTCGTGCCCGAGATAGCATCCGGCACGGTCCCCACCTCCCGGAAAGCCCGGAGCACGCCCAAGTGGGCCGCCCCGC
Coding sequences:
- a CDS encoding amidohydrolase is translated as MRTSISVLVTALLLLTSCAYKNKEVDLVVRNAHIVSMDGDGHEYTAMAIKDGRILELGAEQQILNRYRAKETYDAGTKTIYPGFIDGHCHFLGYGLNAQKVDLANAKSWNEVLRRTEAFAKAHPGSGWILGRGWDQNLWPDKTNPVNDSLNLLFPDRPVLLQRVDGHAAVVNQTGLNSAGLTAESTIAGGLLEKRNGKLTGLLSDNAVSVFQKIFNEADEATKRQALLTAQKDCLALGLTMVCDAGLDAGTIDLMRKMQEEGALKIRIYAMLADDSTNFQRYADGPILSDRLVVRAVKCYADGALGSRGALLIKPYSDDPAAGHGLQLSTREHFLKVAQWCKEHGFQMATHCIGDSADRLLLGVYGEVLGGTNDLRWRIEHAQCMDPHDFDLFSQYNIIPSVQPTHATSDMLWAIDRLGPERLSNAYANKRLMQQNGMIALGTDFPVEGIDPLKTFYAAVVRKNAAGIPEGGFQMNDALSREDAMRGMTMWNALATFTEKDLGSLEVGKFADFTVVDRDLMKGSEAQMAKAKVKATFVNGEQVGTGF
- a CDS encoding patatin-like phospholipase family protein produces the protein METRPFVLSGGGIRGAAHLGVLRAFREVGTVPDAISGTSAGALVGALIADGRTPEEANELIQDELSRPRLMRKPTLVSKRIEAFLRRTLRHTHFEDLSIPLYVSATDLEKGGQRVFSSGELLPALMASCAIPMVFPPVQVNGVYYVDGGISNNLPVEPFLAMKDRVIAVHVNPLPVFVPGRRGMMRTMDRIWHLNFREMVMRSAKGCHLFIEPPELSRFNMFELSKMKKVEEIGYEWTRKLLNRGDDKRP